The DNA region AAAGGATGAACGCTCGCGAGGCCCACTGACCTGAGAAACTAGCGAGCAGGCGTGCTTTATTACGGTTCCAGTAATCTAGTAATTCAGCGAGCGAGGAGGTAAAGAGAAAAGCGGTGATCTAGTTTCGCCGCACGTTTATGCAACGATCGGAACATAATACGAGCCTTCCACGACCTAGCCGGTCGTAAATACGACGCGTAATACGGAAACGTGCTTTCTGTAAAGCGCCAGGCATCTTTTTTCCACAAAATTATGCAATTCGACGTTGAGCAAATGTACCGATAAATTGTATAATAGGAAGTACAGAATTTTAGCGAAGCGATACAAGTTAGACGCGCGGCATATCGAAAACACCGTTGGTCCTTTCACTTCTCGCGAAGCGACCTTAGCGGTGCAACGACAGGCAATGAACCGAATCATTTTGACTTCTAGTTGGCGCTAAAAAAATTTTCCTGCACCGGTTCTAATGACGTAATTTCGCGTTTGACACCTGATATTTCACGTTGCCCTTCTATCGATGTGAAATCGGAGAAATCCAAGAACGATGTCGAAAGTAAAACGTCGAGGAATGGCTCGAACCGAGCTTGCACGTATTATATTAATTCGAGGAGGCGTAAACGAGTAGCTGCGCGAATAATCGAGAAGAGATCTAAGCTCGTGAGAAGAAACGTTTCAGTTCCTCCGTCTCGGAAGGAATAATTCATGCgcgaagaaaatacaaaaaccACGCTCTACTTTCCGCGCCCAATTAACGTTGTTACGACAGCGTGGCAGGGGAAAACTCGAAACCTCTGGAATAACGTTTAGAATCGTCGGTGTCTCTTTCCGACTCGTTCCTCGTTCTCGCGTTCTCCTCGTTTGTGCAACGGGGAAGAGGGCGGCGAAAAATGACGTCACACGGAACTTTTCGTTTTTTCCTTTCCGCATCGACTACTTTCAAGGGTATTTTCGTTGAACCAGCTGTCCTTGCAAAGCGAGATTTACCGGCGGATAGCGTTAGAAAGAATTCCATTTCTTTCGGAACTCGATAGGTTCGCGATAGAAGCTGTCAATGCCACGAACGGTAACTGATATCGCGAGAGCCACTCGTTGACACGGATGGGCGAGGAGAAATCAGAATTTTATCGTCGAAAGGAAACGTATAATTACGGAAAAGGTGCAATCACTGGCGTAATAACCGGTAACCCGTATCTCTATTCACGCGTTGAACTCACCGCACTTGGCAGATGACGTACAGGAGCACGTGGAACCGCGCTATCAAATACCACCGCGTTTTTCTTTGATTTCGTAAGGAGAGTTTCGATCAAGATGTTAATTACACGTATAATCTTCGGGAAGAAGCGTTCGTATCGAAGATAAAGTACCTTGTATTGCGGTTCGCGTACGGACAGCACGTTCTGAAAGCACGATGACGGTCGTCGTCTTCGAGTCACATATTCGTCGCTCGACCAGTTTACCATTCGATCCGTTTCACGCGCGCGAAATCAAAGGCGAAGAAGAAAATCACGTTAACGTTTCACCGCGTTTCTGTCTTTCAGACATTCTGCGAGTAGTTCCTGGATGAGGCTGCCGTGAAAACTGAGCCGTGGCTCGAAGCTAAAGAGAAAGGCGGCTCGAGACGCGAGGCCTCCCTCGTAGGCAGTTGATACGCGCTGTCCTTTCGTGGACACGCGGCTCTCTGACTCTAAGCCCAGAACATTTCCACGAGACAAGGACGCTAAGGTTGCGCTTCATTGGTTCGTTGCCTCTCAGGGCCGTATCGAAGCCCGTTTCTCGATACGTGCGTTCGATATTCTCTCTTCTTATCGTAATTATAATCGAACgctttagaaaaattgttaacTAACTTTTAGTTTGGAGAATAATACTCTGAATCGTTTTTCCGTGGCCTTCTgtttacgtatatacgtatacgttaGAGAAGGAGTTGTGGGAGGAAAGCCGCGTTTAAGATGGAAGAAAGTGGAGAACGATGGCCGCGATTGGTCGACGCGGGTGAAAGTCGCTTAGAACAACGACTTCTTTACGAGCCAGTGACATCTATCGGTACGTAAAATTAATCGCACGGAGATTTTCAATCGATGTTATAGATAATTTCAACGACGAGGATAAGAGCGATGAAAAACTTTCGAACCGCGTAACGTCGAACCACGTTAAATTAAGCGCATTACCGTAAGTCGTTTTCGCAAATAGAGTAATCTAGTTGAATCTATTTTCACCGGTGGATGTCTCGTAAGTAACTTTAACTTTTTGAACATTACATAGATTCGATTAGTCGGCAGTTTGTAAAAGTTCGTCAAATAATAACCGGATATCCCGGTTAGCGAGCGTTTAAAGTATAACGAGAAATAGCGTTACGCTCTTCGAGAAATTACTCGCTCATTAAGGTCGATAAGTTGTCTGAATAGCACGGTTCAAGAACCAGGAGTGCCAGTAAAGACAGCTACCGCATCAGCCGAGGAGTATCGTCGAATCGCGCGCACAGAGATCGTGATTCGCAACGAATACCACGAAAGAAATTCTTTcggaaatttgtaaaaacatgcGTTCTTCGACTATATCTATCTCGAAGCTTCTGCTATGGACTcgtaagtaaaatatatttccaatttctttgaaatacgAATTTTTCTTTGCGAAAGGAATCTCTGTTTTACAGGGCTGTTGGTCGTCATCGTTGCTTTACCAACTCTAGGTTACATCGTACGttttaaattcttctttcgtatcgcgaattaaaatttgaaaaaaaaaaaaatgaaaagatgtTTCTTCTCGCTAGGATCGACACCGCCTAGAGACTTACGAGGACCTGTCCGAAGAAACGAGCGATTTCGATGTTTTCGATAATCTGACTTTCCGATTTTCCTGCGAGGGTAAACCGGTTGGTTTGTACGCAGACCTGGACTACGATTGTCGAATTTTCCATGCCTGTGACGATTTAGGCAAAGGTTTCCCCGTAATTTGTCCGAACAACACCTTGTTCGATCAGAGAGAACGCGTGTGCAGCGACGAAGAACACATTGACTGCGATCGTGCGAACGAATGGTAAATACTTGAAGTTTGAGCGTCTCGATACGAGCGATCGACGTTTGTAAATTTGTCGTAGGTTTTATTTAAACGAGTTACCATTCTCTGTGGACGCGACGGAAGAAAATCACACCCTGTCGGAGGAAACAGAAGAGATACCTTCTGTGCTGCCCCTTCTGCTAGCGTGACGCCTAAGGGATCAAGACGTCGCATAAGTATTACTTTACTTTACGTTTATCGAGAACGTAACGAGTTTATGCCTGTGAAActtctatatcgtaataaacgCGCGTCTCTACATACATACAGCGACAAGTATGCAATTACGTACACATATTTCCGACgatatattttacttatatttttgCTTAAAACGACATGTATTCCCGTAATATAAGTTTAGAAATAAATAGTATAACGATCGATCGCGAGCACCAGCTTAATAGGCTGATCGTATCTTTTTCTGCGCTTTAACGGCGGTAGTGATCGtttaataatatgaaatatgtgGCAGTCCGACATTTACCCAATTACGTATCTGAAGCACCGATCTTCGTAAAAGAACCGTCGTATATGCAACGTAAAAACATTCTTCTCGTGTATGTCGAGAATTTCCAAGGGTTCGATGCACGATCCTTCCCCCGTTCCGTCTATAGTACGATTAATTTAAAATGCAACATCCGGTAGGATTTTTAATCTTCAAAgcgtagaaaaagaagaaaaagaaaataaggtAGCCGATGTACGGCAAATAAAGAAACAAGGTAACGTCGTATTCGTGCGAATCTTGACTGTTCGGATGGTGGCCCTCCGAGTGCTTGAAATTGCAGCCAACGTCGTTCCTCGCGATTGCGATAAGCCGTACAATCAAATATCCATCTTCTTAATCTCGATATACGTCTGTTGGTGTAGCTGGTTTTAGTTTTTTTACGCGTAAGAAGCGAGGCGCTCGAGACAGGAGCAATTACGTTACTCGCGCGCATCCCGCGATCCTTATCTTGAAAAATTAGCGCCGGCAACAGAAGGATCGATAAAAAGCGGTAGCTAAGTCAGAGGTGCTCGTAGGAAGGAAACCAGGATGGGTGGATTCTCAAGCgtttttttattcttcgtaaAGGTAGATATTGCGAGAAACTAGCGAGAATCGCTGGCAGTCTTAGCAGCTAAGGCCTTTACAATATACGTATACCACCTACGTGTTGTCCTTAGTTATTGAGCGCAATTCGATTATACGCAGATCGATAAGAGAACAGCGCAATCAAGATATTGTGTTACCCTTCACCATTAAACCCTCCACGAACGAACAAGAGCTGatacgaattttatttaaaataaactcGTCGAAACGTATCGATTGTGAGCTACATTTGTTCCTAACTAAGATCGAGTCTCTGCAGTCCGTGCTGTTAAAATGTCTATGtagatatgtatttatttcgtGGGAAGACTGAGTAAGAGCGCCGACGATCGGATCGTCGTCAACCGCGTTACGGAAGAAAATTAAAGCTAGCCCAATAGTTCATTGTTATTCAGCCTTTAAGGTAAACGAACGACGAACCCTCGACCAACCAAGTCGATACGTCTTAACTCTTAGTAGATCAAGTGCCGTGCGTCAACTACAATTCTACCATAGCGTAATCGTAATCAGTAACCGTAGAACCCtcttacttatttaaaactGGCTCGTAGGCTAGCCTATGCACCCCGACTCCAGATAATTCGACTCCTGTTCCCATGAAATCCGGAATCCTCCAACATCGTTTACTCCTATCGCTACATTTATCAAAATCGCTACGCGTGTCAGAGATCTAACGAATATCGCGTGAAATTTCATCGCTCCACTATCCGATATAATATTccaataacgtaataattagtTATCTATAACGATGGCTATCCGTAATAACGAGAACCGGATTCGTATTGAGTAGGCCAAGAGATTCCTGGTCCGTTCTTATCGTTGTCGTAAACGTACTTAATTTTTGGATGACCGCTCGATCCAAAGAAAGAATCTCGAATCATTCCGAACATAGCCGTTCCGAGAGCCATATTGCTGATCATTCCAGCCATTGACGCGGTTGCACGCGCGTGAGCCAGTGCCATTTGAAGCAAAAACGACAGGACCAGTCCGAATCCTGGCATCATCTGCGTCATCTTCGTCTTGAAAGCTTTGCCCATGTGAATCATCGAATTGGTCACCTTTCTCGACACCACTTCCTCGTGTAAACGTGGCAGTTGAACGACCAAAGTGGATTTCGCGTCTTTCTCATATTCTTCCATGATTTTATTATCCCCGACGTTATCGAAACTTTCCGCGTTCGAGTGGTCCTTGGACCGTCTGTCCGAATATTTCTCCAAAAAAGATTTGAAAAAGTTCTTGGCTCGTTTCCTTCTTTGTCTTTCTTCTTGGTCCCGCGACAACTCCTTCTCGAAATCGTACGCCACTTGGCTCTTCGTCGGTAGAACCTTCAACTCGTCAGAATCTTTTTCAGACTCTAAAGACACGATGTCCACTTCCCTTATCGGCTCTATCGGACCGTTCTCTGCTTTTTCCATTCTAAGCTCGGCATCGAGGGATTCTATTTCGCCGGCAAGTTTGTCGTGCAATTTCGTCCCAAAGAGAACTCCGAAAGCATCGTACGCGTCATCAGAAGTATACTTGGTATCGTCGTTCTCTACCTCTGAATCGTTCGGTCTGATCCTGTCGAGAAACAGCGTGATAATCTCATCGTCGTCTATCGACCTCTTAATATCAACGATCTCCTCGCTGTTCTTCAAGAACTGAATATCAGTTTCTCTCGAACCTTTTATGCTTCTTTCCCTCTTCTCCTTATCCTTCTTCGCTCTGTCACCTTCGGGTCGTTGGTCCAAAACTTCCTCCATTATGTCGCTTATGATCGTCAATATACTAGGAAGATTCTTGTTATCCTTGAGTTTCGCTCCTCTACCTTCTCTGAATCCGGAGAAGCTAATTCCCAGCTGGTTATTCCCATAGCCCTTGATCTTGAGATATCCTACATCCGTTTGAAACTTGTCCTCCGCCAGCTTTCTGTACCAGTCGAGTAAGAAGCTCTCGATCGATTCCTTCCTTTCCAGCAGCTTCTGCTCGAAGTCGGTCGTCGACATGCCGAAGAAATTGCGCACCTGGCTGTCCGTGTCCAAGTTACGCCCCAAGATACCGAAACTTGGTAGAGACGGAAGACCGGGAAGAGAAGGCAGATTACTGACGACAAGCGGCCAAACGAAGATACCCAAGCATCGTATGAAACTGAGACTCAGAAGACACTGTATAACCTGCTGCGTAAGTCCTTTGCTCGATGGTCGATCTTCCAAGTCTTGGATAATCTTTAAGATCTCGTACTGGTCGGCGGTCAAAGAATTTCTCATCGTGGAGTTCAACTTGTCGGCGAGATACTGTTCCGATTTAGAGGGATTCGCGTTGGAAAATCTCAGATTCTCCTTCATTTTGATCAATAGACGAAGGTACTCGGATTCCGTGATGTTTGGCAACGCCAGGGTCGACGATTTCGAAGACGCCAAGCTATCCGCTGTGTCCGCTTCTTCGTTATCGTAATAAGAGCCGAGGACGTCTATGGTGCTCCTACGTTGTCTACTTTTAACTTCTTCCGACGATTTTGAATCGATAGTTGCTGCTTCTCTATCAGTATCGGACAAGTCGACTTTCTCGTTGGAGATGTCTATGAGGATGCCTGGCGGTTGGTTTGCGTATCCTGGGACGGCTCCGTCATTGTCTGTAAAGATAGAAAGAATTAGAGACAATTCCGATAGTTTCTATAAATATCGATCAACGATAGATTCACCTACTGACGGCGTGATCGTTGGGTCTCCTTTCGAGTTGCCCTCCTGGGCTTCTGCGCGCGTATCGCTCTGCGAATTTTGCGAGTCTGATCGTGCCGCGAGTTCGCCAGGCTGCgtcgacaacgtgggaaacccggTTGACAGCTGGGAAATTCCGGGGATCTGTAAAATCCCTGGTAGTTGAGAAATACTTGGAATGTTACTGGCGATGGATCCAAAGTCTGGCAGGTCAGGAGGAATCTGTACGATGCCGGGGAACTGAGAAAACAAATCGCTGATGCTGGAAAAGTCGGGCAACGAGAAACTGTATTGTTTGAGAATTGGCCAGATTATGTTATTCGTGCAAGCTAGAAAATTGTAACCCGTTATGCAATTTTGCATTCGCGTGACGTAAGATTGTCTAGCCGCGTCTGGTATTGCTCTTTCCACCAATCTGATGATATTTATCTGTCTGTTGTTCAAACTGGAGCTAACAGAATCGGTTAGATTTAAATACGATCGCTCCAATTCCGGACTCTTGCCCAAAATGTCGGATAAGATATTCTCTATTTTTCCCTCGGCTTGCTCTAAAAGTTCTGCCTCTTTGATCAAACCAGCTTGAGAACTCGACTCGTCAGGCAGATTCTGAAGAGTACCGAAATTCGGGAAGCTAGGTAGCCATGGATAAAACTTGGCGATCGTTGGCCAAGTAACGTCTCTGCTGCATTGCAAGAAGTTTCGTTCCTCGATGCATGGCTTCATATTCTCGATATATTCGAGCCTCGTTGGAATCGGCAACAAATTCTCcgcgatatttataatattgatCTGATGGTCGGACAGATGCGGCGAAAACTCTTGCGTTCTTAACGGAGCTGGGGAACCAGGTAAATTAGGAATAGAAAATTGAACAGCTTTCAGGATGTTGGATATGATAGTCTCTGGCAATTCGTTGTAAATTGGAAAGAATCTGGTGTCGGTTATGGTCACCGTGGTGTCCCCGTGCTGTCCTGTCTTCACGTCGGTCTCTGAAAGAGCCGGGGTATCGGAACTAGAGCTAGATTCCGTTAGCGTGGAATTAGAGACGACACTGGGCGAACCACTGGGTCGTACGCTGCTTACGATTCCAAAATCCGGGAAATTAGGCAACCAGGGAAAATAGAGCGACAACGTTGGCCAAACCACGTCCCTGGTGCATATGAGAAAGTTTTCGGTGCGTAAGCACGAAAGCATCGAGTTGACAAAATCGGGTCGAACACTGTCCGGAAGCAGAGTATCCACGATACCAATGATATTCGCCTGTTGCACGGTAAGCAAGTCGAGGAATTCCTGGTTTTTGGTCGTGAAACTGGAAGTTGCCGAAGTAGATTTGATGGATTGCAGTTGAACCGATCGAAGAATGTTATAAATCACAGACTCTGGAAGCTCGGAGAATATTGGGACAAATCTAGTGCCCGATACGCTGATTACCGGTACGTTAGGTACTCTGTTTCGCGATTCCTTGTCTCTGAAGAAGATACCCGCCGCCTTTTCTTTTTCCACGTTCGACACGACCCGTTCTTGTATCAGAAGCCCAGGATTTATCGAGCTTTCCTCGATCTCCGAAGATCCTTGCGGATCAACTGGCTCCTTTGCGTGATCGGGAACCTCGGATCGTGGGAATTCGGATAAAGTCGGCTGGTACTTTGCGATCGTCGGCCATATTATGTATCTGGCGGCGTCGATGAAATCGTTGCTCTTCTGAAGATAGGAAAGAAACTCGGTGATAAAAGTCGCGCGAGCAGATGGCGGAAGGAGAGATTCCGTCAGgtgtaaaatttcaatttgcctCTTGGTAAACGTAACGAATCTCACGGCGTTTCCCGTTAAAATAAACGACGGTATCTCTCTGGCTTGCTCGTAGGATTTCGTAAGATAGACCTTCTGTAGGATCTCCAAGATCTTGGTCTCCAACTGGTCGGAAGATCGTAACAAAGTTCCTCGATTCTTTAGCGACGAATAAGCCGGCGCCTCGGTATCCTTTGGAACGGTAGTTGCTCCGACAGGCACGTAGAAGTTGAGATTGGAATAGGCGGAGAGTTGTGGAACGTAGCTACCAACGTCCGACGACAGTCCTGCACCCTGAAACTCCGGCATGAGGCTGAAAATGTCCGGAAGAGTAGGAATGAAACGTTTGACCGTTGGCCAGGCTGAGTATTTGAAACAAGAGAGATAGTTGTACTCCTTCATGCATCTGACAGTCTTCTGGACAAATTCTGGCCGATAAGAGATTGGGATCAATTGCTCGGCCATGTTGATGGTTAATAATTGATCCTCGGGTATCAGAGTTATATACGTATCCATCGATTGATCCAGAAAAGACGGCGAAGTGGATATTCGTGGCTGTTCCTTTAGCGTATTTTGAAGAACCTGGATGATGAGCGCCTCCGGTCTAGGCTTCCTCGTTCTGGTACCATCGGCGTCCACCACTTCTGGCAGCTCGCCGATCTCTTCCGAGAAGCTGGGGAAGGGGAAAATCGGATACTGGGGGGACAGATCGGCGATCGGATACCAACATTGGTAATCTGGAAAAGCGGGCAACGCTGGGAAGTATTGTTTGACCAAAGGCCACGCAAAGTACTTGACGCAACTAAAATATTCGAATCTCCTGACGCACGAAAACATCTTGTCGGAATATTCTCGGCGTAAGGCTTGAGGTAAAAATTTCTCGGCCATCTGGAGAATAGTCAACTGATCGAAAGTGAGCAATTCCTTCAGAGTATCGTTTTTCGGATCGATGTAAGAGACCAGCGTTTCGTCGTTGGGATACGATTCCAGGGCGTCTTGCAGGATGTTGTACACCGCGACGTCCGGGGTGAGAAGCCTGACTCGATGAAGATCCTCCACTCTGCCCGATTTTTGCTTGTTACCCTGAAACACGTCAAACACGTTTATCTCGATTGGAAGGTTGCCCAAACTTTGACCGATCGATTCCGGAAGATCGTCCATCACGAACGGCCGAACGAAGATTCGCATACAATTTAAGACACTAAGCGGTCGAACGCACCCTGTCGAGTTAACGATCAAGAATCGTCGCTCTCTACTAGCTACCAATAGTTCGGCGTATCTGATTATTCGCGACTGAATCTCGGTTAAGCCAAGCTCGTTCGTATCGCTCGCGTAAGACTCGAACTCGAGACTCCAACGTGTTCTTCGTGAATCTAGGAATTTCCGGAAGAACTTTGGTCGTCCGTTTTCTCAAACGTTGTACGAACGCGCTATCCTCGATCTGGCTTTGCAAAGAAATTGCCCGAGCTTTCCACCGTTTAAGAAAACTATACACCTTCGCCGATCGTTTAGAGTCCGTTAGTTTAATACGTTTTACCTTGTTCGCGCTCCGAACCTTCTCCTCGTTAAAGGCAAGCCACTCGTCCGTCTCAACCTGCCGTTTAGAATTTAAGACTTTGGTCTCGTCTATCTTGTCGGTCTTCTGAGCGTCCAGCGCGTCGTCGCGAATCGATATTAACTTCTTTATCTGTCCATCGACGATCGATTGCTGTTCCCCATCGGATATCTTCTTCTCTTCCGCGTTCAAGTAAACGGTGGAACTCTTACGTTTCGATTTACCCCGAGGCTCGACGAATGATCTGTATTCTCTATTCGCGAAAAACTCTTTCCTTTCTTCGGAGTCTGCACTCTTGTCCGAGTATTCcttttcgttttcgttttcgCTATCGTCGTCTTCGAGCTTTCCCGATTTTCGAAAGTAATCGGGAAGCGCTTGTTTCGATTTTTCATCATCCTGGAT from Bombus terrestris chromosome 14, iyBomTerr1.2, whole genome shotgun sequence includes:
- the LOC100645062 gene encoding uncharacterized protein LOC100645062, which translates into the protein MRSSTISISKLLLWTRLLVVIVALPTLGYIDRHRLETYEDLSEETSDFDVFDNLTFRFSCEGKPVGLYADLDYDCRIFHACDDLGKGFPVICPNNTLFDQRERVCSDEEHIDCDRANEWFYLNELPFSVDATEENHTLSEETEEIPSVLPLLLA
- the LOC100644941 gene encoding LOW QUALITY PROTEIN: uncharacterized protein LOC100644941 (The sequence of the model RefSeq protein was modified relative to this genomic sequence to represent the inferred CDS: inserted 2 bases in 1 codon; deleted 2 bases in 1 codon): MPASRWLSLYVHSHEHLPPLRPGRRYMYYHXPPPWLTIDRLTSGRDIRLSTATMRALNSRRLQPTRTFHLFPRSFLCLLFLLFVLRVGQPRSVSHDEQNQVQPVAKLSPGAKKDDFGEINSMEIAELKPEESTEDIGEICGSLNVNCGDEEHDLVVFEAESRKKRENRKTKKVVDVVGASDEGSSEVLKQEDEEAGVVKKRRRNDVALVGKSEVRESEGIPVGQIGEATDEGIRRFDSQVDADGVAPGPFDARHSNEEYEGSVKAIEPKESEISNAEESRIQDDEKSKQALPDYFRKSGKLEDDDSENENEKEYSDKSADSEERKEFFANREYRSFVEPRGKSKRKSSTVYLNAEEKKISDGEQQSIVDGQIKKLISIRDDALDAQKTDKIDETKVLNSKRQVETDEWLAFNEEKVRSANKGNKQKSGRVEDLHRVRLLTPDVAVYNILQDALESYPNDETLVSYIDPKNDTLKELLTFDQLTILQMAEKFLPQALRREYSDKMFSCVRRFEYFSCVKYFAWPLVKQYFPALPAFPDYQCWYPIADLSPQYPIFPFPSFSEEIGELPEVVDADGTRTRKPRPEALIIQVLQNTLKEQPRISTSPSFLDQSMDTYITLIPEDQLLTINMAEQLIPISYRPEFVQKTVRCMKEYNYLSCFKYSAWPTVKRFIPTLPDIFSLMPEFQGAGLSSDVGSYVPQLSAYSNLNFYVPVGATTVPKDTEAPAYSSLKNRGTLLRSSDQLETKILEILQKVYLTKSYEQAREIPSFILTGNAVRFVTFTKRQIEILHLTESLLPPSARATFITEFLSYLQKSNDFIDAARYIIWPTIAKYQPTLSEFPRSEVPDHAKEPVDPQGSSEIEESSINPGLLIQERVVSNVEKEKAAGIFFRDKESRNRVPNVPVISVSGTRFVPIFSELPESVIYNILRSVQLQSIKSTSATSSFTTKNQEFLDLLTVQQANIIGIVDTLLPDSVRPDFVNSMLSCLRTENFLICTRDVVWPTLSLYFPWLPNFPDFGIVSSVRPSGSPSVVSNSTLTESSSSSDTPALSETDVKTGQHGDTTVTITDTRFFPIYNELPETIISNILKAVQFSIPNLPGSPAPLRTQEFSPHLSDHQINIINIAENLLPIPTRLEYIENMKPCIEERNFLQCSRDVTWPTIAKFYPWLPSFPNFGTLQNLPDESSSQAGLIKEAELLEQAEGKIENILSDILGKSPELERSYLNLTDSVSSSLNNRQINIIRLVERAIPDAARQSYVTRMQNCITGYNFLACTNNIIWPILKQYSFSLPDFSSISDLFSQFPGIVQIPPDLPDFGSIASNIPSISQLPGILQIPGISQLSTGFPTLSTQPGELAARRLAKFAERYARRSPGGQLERRPNDHAVNNDGAVPGYANQPPGILIDISNEKVDLSDTDREAATIDSKSSEEVKSRQRRSTIDVLGSYYDNEEADTADSLASSKSSTLALPNITESEYLRLLIKMKENLRFSNANPSKSEQYLADKLNSTMRNSLTADQYEILKIIQDLEDRPSSKGLTQQVIQCLLSLSFIRCLGIFVWPLVVSNLPSLPGLPSLPSFGILGRNLDTDSQVRNFFGMSTTDFEQKLLERKESIESFLLDWYRKLAEDKFQTDVGYLKIKGYGNNQLGISFSGFREGRGAKLKDNKNLPSILTIISDIMEEVLDQRPEGDRAKKDKEKRERSIKGSRETDIQFLKNSEEIVDIKRSIDDDEIITLFLDRIRPNDSEVENDDTKYTSDDAYDAFGVLFGTKLHDKLAGEIESLDAELRMEKAENGPIEPIREVDIVSLESEKDSDELKVLPTKSQVAYDFEKELSRDQEERQRRKRAKNFFKSFLEKYSDRRSKDHSNAESFDNVGDNKIMEEYEKDAKSTLVVQLPRLHEEVVSRKVTNSMIHMGKAFKTKMTQMMPGFGLVLSFLLQMALAHARATASMAGMISNMALGTAMFGMIRDSFFGSSGHPKIKYVYDNDKNGPGISWPTQYESGSRYYG